A genome region from Gymnogyps californianus isolate 813 chromosome 4, ASM1813914v2, whole genome shotgun sequence includes the following:
- the LOC127015664 gene encoding toll-like receptor 1: protein MTENMRSLRNVFLYKCLFALTFWNYVSLSVEKELFTSVSNDLPEDGSDKKIKSLPLLYTNSHQSKANFDWVVIQNTTESLSLSEITNDNVKKLVALLSNFRQGSRLQNLTLTNVSVDWNALIEIFQTVWQSSIEYFNINSVTQLSDIGSYDFVYSGTSMKALTMKKVVITDLYFSQDDLYKIFADMNIAAMTIAESEMIHMLCPSSESPFRYLNFIKNDLTDLLFSKCDNLTQLETLILQKNKFESLPKVSFMTSLMTSLKYLDMSNNLLSHDGADGQCQWAESLTELDLSSNQLTDAVFECLPVNIKKLALQNNQITSVPKGMAELKCLKELNLASNRLADLPGCSGFTSLEFLNVEMNLILTPSADFFRSCPRVRELQAGQNPFQCSCELQDFIRLETQSGGKLFGWPAAYVCEYPEDLRGTQLKDFHLTELACNTMLLLVTALLLTLVLVAVVAFLCIYLDVPWYVRMTWQWTQTKRRAWHSHPEEQETILQFHAFISYSERDSLWVKNELIPNLEKGEGCVQLCQHERNFIPGKSIVENIINCIEKSYKSIFVLSPNFVQSEWCHYELYFAHHKLFSENSNSLILILLEPIPPYVIPARYHKLKALMAKRTYLEWPKERSKRALFWANLRAAISINLPMADGKRCGETDEESF, encoded by the coding sequence ATGACAGAAAATATGAGATCTCTCAGAAACGTTTTTCTTTACAAGTGTCTGTTTGCATTAACTTTTTGGAACTACGTCAGCCTGTCCGTGGAAAAGGAACTCTTTACATCTGTTTCTAACGATCTTCCAGAAGATGGTTCggacaaaaaaatcaagagcCTGCCACTCCTGTATACAAATAGTCATCAGTCTAAAGCTAATTTTGACTGGGTTGTGATACAAAATACTACAGAAAGCTTGTCATTGTCAGAAATCACAAATgacaatgtaaaaaaattagtaGCTTTATTATCTAATTTCAGACAAGGCTCCAGGTTACAAAATCTGACATTGACAAATGTGTCAGTGGACTGGAATGCTCTTATTGAAATTTTTCAGACTGTATGGCAGTCATCCATTGAATACTTCAATATTAATAGTGTAACACAATTGTCGGACATTGGAAGCTATGACTTTGTCTATTCAGGTACCTCTATGAAAGCATTGACAATGAAGAAAGTTGTAATCACAGATCTGTACTTCTCACAGGATGACctatacaaaatatttgcagacaTGAATATTGCAGCCATGACAATAGCTGAATCAGAGATGATACATATGCTGTGTCCTTCGTCTGAAAGTCCCTTTAGATActtaaattttataaaaaatgatttaacagatcttcttttttcaaaatgtgacaATTTAACTCAACTGGAGACATTAATCTTGCAGAAGAATAAATTTGAGAGCCTTCCCAAGGTAAGCTTCATGACCAGCCTTATGACATCACTGAAATATCTGGACATGAGCAACAACTTGCTGAGTCACGATGGAGCTGATGGGCAATGCCAATGGGCTGAGTCTCTGACAGAGCTGGACCTGTCCTCAAATCAGTTGACGGATGCCGTGTTTGAGTGCTTGCCAGTCAACATCAAAAAACTCGCTCTACAAAACAATCAGATCACCAGTGTCCCCAAGGGGATGGCTGAGCTGAAATGCTTGAAAGAGCTGAACCTGGCATCGAACAGGCTGGCTGACCTGCCAGGGTGCAGTGGCTTTACATCCCTGGAGTTCCTGAACGTAGAGATGAATTTGATCCTCACCCCATCTGCCGACTTCTTCCGGAGCTGCCCAAGGGTCAGGGAGCTACAAGCCGGGCAGAACCCATTCCAGTGTTCCTGTGAACTGCAAGACTTCATCCGTCTGGAGACGCAGTCTGGGGGGAAGCTGTTCGGCTGGCCGGCGGCATACGTGTGCGAGTACCCGGAAGACTTGCGAGGAACGCAGCTGAAGGACTTCCACCTGACTGAGCTGGCTTGCAACACGATGCTCTTGCTTgtgacagctctgctgctgacgCTGGTGCTGGTGGCTGTTGTGGCCTTTCTGTGCATCTACCTGGATGTGCCGTGGTACGTGCGGATGACGTGGCAGTGGACGCAGACGAAGCGGAGAGCTTGGCACAGCCACCCCGAAGAGCAGGAGACCATTCTGCAGTTTCACGCGTTCATTTCCTACAGCGAGCGCGATTCGTTGTGGGTGAAGAACGAGCTGATCCCGAACCTGGAGAAGGGGGAGGGCTGTGTACAACTGTGCCAGCACGAGAGAAACTTCATCCCCGGCAAGAGCATTGTGGAGAACATCATTAACTGCATTGAGAAGAGCTACAAGTCGATCTTTGTGTTGTCTCCCAACTTTGTGCAGAGCGAGTGGTGTCACTATGAGCTGTACTTTGCCCATCACAAATTATTCAGTGAGAATTCCAACAGCTTAATCCTCATTTTACTGGAGCCGATCCCTCCATATGTTATCCCTGCCAGGTATCACAAGCTGAAGGCTCTCATGGCAAAGCGAACCTACCTGGAGTGGCCGAAGGAGAGGAGCAAGCGTGCCCTTTTCTGGGCTAACCTGAGGGCAGCTATTAGCATTAACCTGCCAATGGCTGATGGAAAGAGGTGTGGGGAAACAGATGAAGAATCTTTCTAA